From a single Eremothecium sinecaudum strain ATCC 58844 chromosome III, complete sequence genomic region:
- the CSR1 gene encoding Csr1p (Syntenic homolog of Ashbya gossypii AER041W; Syntenic homolog of Saccharomyces cerevisiae YLR380W (CSR1)), which yields MEEVPPGRIQNITKDQELRLKQVWAHLFQYWGVPVDVSHVLTKDGAGDNPSVRSVSSGQKKKRLGVFHRKRTGSNSSDQNRGHRLSSVSVSTTRSQESIESKYLHSLLHNSLEDLDPKEVREKFWRMLRCDYPDNLLLRFVRARKWDIDKAMAMIAHTLRWRLKENRPDEIILGGEAAMYKEGRPGLIKQLELGKATVRGFDKNGHPIVYVRPKLHHSSDQTEQDVQEYSLLIIELARLFLREPQDSATIIFDMTGFSMSNMDYAPVKFLITCFEAHYPECLSKLFIHKAPWIFPPIWNIIKNWLDPVVASKIVFTKSLTDLEQYVPMQYIAKDLGGEDDYNYDGFVLPDPSVDEKLQDEEAKAAILQERDNIIEQFIQSTVNWIESATDEDSEKWLRRKIELSKELSANYSRLDPYIRSRSFYDVNGTLKVSSE from the coding sequence ATGGAAGAAGTCCCACCCGGACGTATACAAAATATAACCAAAGACCAGGAGTTGAGGTTAAAGCAGGTTTGGGCGCATTTATTCCAGTATTGGGGCGTTCCTGTTGATGTATCTCATGTTTTAACTAAAGATGGTGCTGGCGATAACCCATCTGTTAGGTCAGTTTCAAGTGGacaaaaaaaaaaacgGTTAGGTGTTTTCCATAGAAAGAGAACCGGTTCTAACAGTAGTGATCAAAATAGGGGCCATAGGCTGTCTTCAGTTTCGGTATCCACCACTAGATCTCAAGAGTCTATTGAATCTAAATATTTGCACTCGTTACTTCACAATTCTCTTGAAGACTTGGATCCAAAAGAGGTTAGGGAAAAATTCTGGAGAATGTTGAGATGTGATTATCCCGATAACTTATTGTTAAGGTTTGTTAGAGCTAGGAAATGGGATATAGACAAGGCAATGGCAATGATAGCTCACACATTGCGCTGGAGGTTAAAAGAAAATCGTCCGGATGAGATAATTCTTGGAGGAGAAGCCGCAATGTACAAGGAAGGGAGGCCTGGATTGATTAAGCAATTAGAACTTGGGAAGGCTACTGTTAGAGGATTTGATAAGAATGGTCATCCAATTGTGTATGTCAGACCAAAATTGCACCATTCTTCTGATCAAACCGAACAGGATGTCCAAGAGTACTCGCTTTTAATTATTGAATTAGCCCGTCTCTTCCTTCGTGAGCCTCAGGATTCCGCAACAATTATTTTTGATATGACTGGTTTTTCAATGTCCAACATGGATTACGCACCAGTCAAGTTCTTAATTACTTGTTTTGAAGCTCACTATCCTGAATGTCTCAGCAAGCTTTTCATCCATAAGGCTCCATGGATTTTCCCACCAATTTGGAATATTATCAAGAACTGGTTGGATCCTGTCGTCGCGTCAAAAATTGTGTTTACTAAATCTCTTACTGATTTAGAACAATATGTTCCAATGCAATATATTGCAAAGGATTTGGGAGGTGAAGATGACTATAACTATGACGGTTTTGTCTTGCCAGATCCTTCAGTCGATGAAAAGTTGCAAGACGAGGAAGCGAAAGCTGCGATCCTTCAAGAGAGAGACAACATTATTGAGCAATTCATTCAGTCAACAGTGAATTGGATAGAGAGTGCCACGGATGAAGACTCTGAAAAATGGTTAAGGAGGAAGATTGAACTCAGCAAGGAACTTTCAGCGAATTACTCAAGGCTTGATCCTTATATTAGGTCTAGGTCTTTTTACGATGTCAATGGTACGTTGAAAGTCTCCAGCGAGTGA
- the CTF3 gene encoding Ctf3p (Syntenic homolog of Ashbya gossypii AER042W; Syntenic homolog of Saccharomyces cerevisiae YLR381W (CTF3)), protein MNSVQHKQIQNLLTYNDSTDTDILHSTLTQIYAHCPYTGIPTNLIIEIIPFLCNADFISISTRVYIIERCLLPRGFLPASIVLTVAKRLGIQSPQNPYKPVTPIAVQVALCKWLCHVYPIIVDANDAFKKTYAIWFQLWMFDYLQDWITYLLLWSTTSRSQIVGYRVNVLLKFGLHPGYANSRALATLLLYHYSRLNPTEQVQSSINKLKCNAKRLASVQNFPIDETFVDNASAVLSQAGAMSKELFKDVMTSHLDALKLAIPSDSHGSTITGTAIENNLTLQQFAGQIEKYQVPVDYLSTLVGTGYKRLLLAFLSPEAKESFKIWTRIAIQQTEAEAGQLTSIFRLLRAAGDGKIEFEDLLETSSFSRLYNLRSLHLMPLVSEIDSSPAVIKKLFAKYNSLYDKWSIDLYFFNIGLSLLLLCQAHDNRRSSFLLQIYSTFMENYVSAALVKRHSPRELILLLSPSLDASEKIPADWFAPEELASFFILPRVIDNIMAMNDALVMSVLCKSLVVAKGRVKGLPSDNLYVKALNKCIIDMSTYLWRNKIFTESTTWGLPREFWQKITDSLYLSDPNISQRHLFTIPYLYPFRFVCQKLFREMEDDYSCDIRYDRPLTDDGYRSWTKHMQTNGKRWLEGVTDYDTLRKMLVLQFNEREAYYSITLFLQTYVRNFPDRIASLVKSRPN, encoded by the coding sequence ATGAACTCTGTTCAGCATAAACAAATCCAAAACCTGCTTACTTATAATGATTCAACTGACACTGATATACTGCATTCCACCTTAACTCAAATATACGCTCATTGTCCTTATACAGGTATTCCAACTAATCTTATAATTGAAATTATACCATTTTTGTGCAATGCGGATTTTATTTCCATCTCCACCAGGGTCTATATCATTGAGCGTTGTTTGCTTCCTAGAGGGTTCCTGCCAGCATCGATTGTTTTGACCGTAGCTAAACGGCTAGGCATCCAGAGTCCGCAGAATCCTTATAAGCCGGTCACACCCATAGCAGTCCAGGTTGCTCTTTGTAAATGGTTGTGCCATGTCTATCCAATAATAGTTGATGCCAACGATGCCTTTAAAAAGACTTACGCTATATGGTTTCAATTATGGATGTTCGACTACTTACAAGATTGGATTACCTATTTGTTACTATGGTCAACTACATCAAGATCCCAGATAGTCGGTTATCGGGTCAACGTCCTTCTGAAATTTGGGTTGCATCCGGGCTATGCGAACAGTAGAGCACTTGCTACTTTATTGCTATATCATTATAGTCGATTAAATCCTACGGAGCAGGTTCAATCTTCTATAAACAAGCTTAAGTGTAACGCCAAAAGACTAGCATCAGTACAAAACTTTCCCATAGATGAAACCTTTGTTGATAATGCTTCAGCTGTATTATCTCAGGCAGGAGCAATGAGCAAGGAGCTATTTAAAGATGTTATGACTAGTCATTTAGACGCCTTAAAATTGGCGATTCCTTCTGATAGTCACGGTAGCACTATAACAGGAACTGCAATTGAGAACAATCTCACATTACAACAATTTGCAGGCcaaattgaaaaatatCAAGTTCCCGTTGATTACTTATCAACATTGGTGGGTACAGGCTACAAGCGGTTATTACTGGCATTCCTGTCACCCGAAGCTAAAGAATCTTTTAAAATATGGACGCGGATTGCAATACAACAAACTGAGGCTGAAGCAGGTCAGCTTACAAGTATCTTTAGATTACTACGTGCTGCTGGTGATGGGAAGATTGAATTTGAGGATTTACTTGAGACATCTTCCTTTAGCCGATTGTACAATCTAAGGTCATTACATTTGATGCCCTTAGTTTCAGAAATTGATTCCTCACCGGCTGTTATTAAAAAGTTATTTGCCAAATACAATAGCCTATACGATAAGTGGAGTATAGATCTTTACTTCTTTAATATTGGTTTAAGCTTGCTCCTTCTATGCCAAGCACATGACAATAGGCGATCTAGTTTTCTTTTACAGATATATTCCACATTTATGGAGAACTATGTTAGCGCTGCTCTAGTGAAACGCCATTCTCCACGAGAACTGATTCTTTTATTATCCCCATCACTCGATGCCTCGGAGAAAATACCAGCTGACTGGTTTGCTCCTGAAGAGCTAGCATCGTTTTTTATTTTACCACGAGTTATCGATAATATAATGGCAATGAACGATGCATTGGTGATGTCAGTGCTATGCAAGAGCCTAGTGGTGGCGAAAGGTAGGGTTAAAGGATTGCCCTCTGACAATCTTTATGTTAAAGCGTTGAATAAATGTATAATTGACATGTCGACTTATCTCTGGAGGAACAAGATATTTACAGAATCCACCACCTGGGGGCTCCCAAGAGAATTCTGGCAGAAAATTACAGATAGTTTGTACCTTTCCGATCCCAATATATCGCAAAGGCATCTGTTTACAATCCCATACCTTTATCCCTTTAGATTTGTTTGTCAGAAGCTCTTTAGAGAAATGGAGGATGATTACAGTTGTGATATACGATATGATAGACCTTTGACGGATGATGGTTATAGAAGTTGGACAAAACATATGCAAACCAATGGAAAGCGTTGGCTGGAGGGCGTTACAGATTATGATACATTACGAAAGATGCTAGTACTCCAATTCAATGAGCGTGAAGCATATTACAGCATAACATTATTTCTTCAAACGTATGTCAGAAATTTCCCAGATAGAATTGCATCTTTAGTTAAATCAAGGCCTAATTGA